The DNA window GGGGGATTTGGCGCTGAAGAGCGCCGCGGAGCTCGGCTCCGGCGCGATCGGCGCGGCGCTCGAGCGCGCCGGCGTCCCGCCCGCTGACGTGAGCGAGGTGCTGATGGGGTGCGTGCTGGCGGCGGGCCAGGGGCAGGCGCCGGCGCGCCAGGCCTCGCTCGGCGCCGGGCTGCCGCTGTCGGTGCCATGCGCGACTGTCAACAAGATGTGCGGCTCGGGCATGAAGACGGTGATGATGGCCTGCGACGCGCTCAAGGCCGGCTCGGCCGACATCGTCGTCGCCGGCGGCATGGAATCGATGACCAACGCGCCCTATCTGGTGCCCAAGGCGCGTGGCGGGCTGCGCCTCGGCCACGGCGAGATCAAGGACCACATGTTCCTCGACGGGCTGGAGGACGCCTACGACAAGGGCCGGCTGATGGGCACCTTCGCCGAGGACACGGCCCGGCACTACCAGTTCACCCGCGACGCGCAGGACGCCTATGCGATCGAATCCCTGAAACGCGCCCGCGCGGCAACCGAGAACGGCCATTTTGCAAGCGAAATCGTTGCGGTGACCATTTCCGCGCGCAAGGGCGATACGGTCGTGACCATCGACGAGCAGCCCGGCAAGGGCAATCCGGAAAAGATTCCGCAGCTCAAGCCCGCCTTCCGCCCCGACGGCACCGTCACCGCAGCCAATTC is part of the Hyphomicrobiales bacterium genome and encodes:
- a CDS encoding acetyl-CoA C-acyltransferase, encoding MKRSNGSDPIVVVGMARTPMGGFQGDLALKSAAELGSGAIGAALERAGVPPADVSEVLMGCVLAAGQGQAPARQASLGAGLPLSVPCATVNKMCGSGMKTVMMACDALKAGSADIVVAGGMESMTNAPYLVPKARGGLRLGHGEIKDHMFLDGLEDAYDKGRLMGTFAEDTARHYQFTRDAQDAYAIESLKRARAATENGHFASEIVAVTISARKGDTVVTIDEQPGKGNPEKIPQLKPAFRPDGTVTAANSSSISDGAAALVVMRASEAKRRGLTPLARIAATASHSQEPAWFTTAPIGAVKKLMDETGWSKKDVGLYEINEAFAVVTMAAMRDLDLPHDQVNVHGGACALGHPIGASGARILVTLLSAMAQYDVDKGIAALCIGGGEATAVAVERIG